A stretch of DNA from Lysinibacillus sp. B2A1:
TCCTATACACATGACTTACTAATGGCTCTTGCTATTGCAACTATAATAGCGGGCTGTATTGGAGCACTTGCCTACTTTGATATGAAGCTTATTATCATTTATAACATTGTTATCGCAGTAGGCGTTATTTTATTTGGTGTCTCTCAAATGAACGAAGTTTCCTTAAAAGGAGCCATGTTTTATTTAGTGCATGATATGCTGATTAAAGCAGCCCTCTTTATGCTAATCGGTATTATCATCTATATTACGGGTACATCTGATTTACGAAAAATGGGTGGCCTTATGAAAAAATATCCTGCTCTCGGCTGGTTTTATTTAATTGCGGCATTTGGCTTAGCAGGAATTCCACCACTTAGTGGATTTGTCGGAAAGCTTCTTATTGCTCAAGGTGGCTTTGAGGCTGGCAGTATGTGGAGTAGTATTTTTATATTAGCTTCATCACTTCTCGTATTATTATCTGTGATTCGTATTTTCCTTTATGCCTTCTGGGGTGAAGAAAAAGCAACCACAGGTAAGGTCGATAAAAAAGTCTACCAAACACTATTTGTGCCTACTGTTCTTTTAGTGCTAATTACTGTAGCCTATGGTGTGGGAACTGAGTGGATTACACCATTTATGGATGATGCGGCAAAACTATTACATGATCCATCTATCTATATAGATGCTGTTATGAAGGAGGATTAAAGCTATGGCATTTCAAATTATTTTAAATTTTGTACTTGCCTTCGTCTGGATGTTCCTTTCTTCAAATTACACAGTAACGGGCTTTATTGTTGGTTTCCTTCTTGGTATTCTACTGCTTATTATGATGCGGAGATTTTTTACAACACGTCTCTATGTCTACCGTATTTGGGCAATTATTAAACTGACTTTACTGTTTTTAAAGGAATTAGTATTGGCAAATATACAAGTTCTTCAAGTAGTATTAAAGCCTAAATTGGATATGCAACCAGCATTCTTTGCTTATCCTACTGTTCTAAAGCAAGAATGGGAAATTACCCTATTATCAAGTCTTATTACCTTAACACCAGGTACAGTAGTTGTTCATGTATCTGATGATGCGAAAACATTATATGTACATGCAATCGATATTAGTGATGTCGATGAAGCAATTGCAGCAATTCGAGATTCTTTTGAGAAAGCGATATTGGAGGTGAGTAAATCATGACAACGTTTATTATAGCTGCGATTGTAGTGATTTGCTTATCAATGGTAGCCGTTATTTATCGAATGGTTAAAGGTCCTTCTGCATCCGACCGCGTTGTCGCTTTGGATTCATTAGGTGTGTCCCTCATTTCGTTAATTGGGTTATTCTCCATATTAGTGGAGACAAGCTTCTTCCTTGAGATTATATTATTGTTAGCGATTTTATCATTTATCGGTACAGTAGCTTTCTCTAAATTTATTGAGAAAGGAGATATTATTAAACGTGACAATTCTCGCTAATAGTTTAGTTATCTTTTTTATTTCTGTCGGGGTGCTATTTATTGTCGTGACAGCCATTGGTCTTATTCGCTTACCTGATTTGTACACTCGGGCTCACGCTGCCTCAAAGAGTGCAACATTAGGTGTCATGTGTATACTGATTGGCGTATTCTTTCACTTTTGGCTGATCGAGGACCACTTTAATCCCCGTATTTTGCTCGGCATTTTGTTTCTATTTATCACTGGACCTGTAGGAGGTCATATTATGACTCGCTCCTCGTACATCGCTGGTGTAAAGCCCTGGAAAGGCACTGTCCGCGATGAGCTTGGACCAGAAATTGAACGCATGAAAAAGGAACAAGGCT
This window harbors:
- a CDS encoding Na+/H+ antiporter subunit E, whose translation is MAFQIILNFVLAFVWMFLSSNYTVTGFIVGFLLGILLLIMMRRFFTTRLYVYRIWAIIKLTLLFLKELVLANIQVLQVVLKPKLDMQPAFFAYPTVLKQEWEITLLSSLITLTPGTVVVHVSDDAKTLYVHAIDISDVDEAIAAIRDSFEKAILEVSKS
- a CDS encoding Na(+)/H(+) antiporter subunit F (subunit F of antiporter complex involved in resistance to high concentrations of Na+, K+, Li+ and/or alkali); the protein is MTTFIIAAIVVICLSMVAVIYRMVKGPSASDRVVALDSLGVSLISLIGLFSILVETSFFLEIILLLAILSFIGTVAFSKFIEKGDIIKRDNSR
- a CDS encoding Na+/H+ antiporter subunit G: MTILANSLVIFFISVGVLFIVVTAIGLIRLPDLYTRAHAASKSATLGVMCILIGVFFHFWLIEDHFNPRILLGILFLFITGPVGGHIMTRSSYIAGVKPWKGTVRDELGPEIERMKKEQGLK